In one window of Myxococcus virescens DNA:
- a CDS encoding GFA family protein → MARRRGTSAIAECRKQSTSAIGISCVVPRTALHLARGTPRFWPRVTDTGNTRDCTFCPECGSRLWHQCRGATATLNIKGGLLDEPIDLGLAIHIWTSRMDVRGKTTTLEGSSTVGGPRVVRGLRDVEAPGSRAWPLGPVQDVFILPRLACASLPFAAPTHPGSARGEAHVLLLSRGIDVDTHRRQQQPRSFAHQAPIPCATPMPWKYRRSPYATINTHMPCTLSIPRPKLLRQTCTEVLDPSSRPGGPLRVLSSPSTPCWCPYC, encoded by the coding sequence ATGGCCCGCCGCAGGGGTACGTCTGCCATTGCCGAGTGCCGCAAACAGTCCACGTCGGCCATTGGCATCTCCTGCGTGGTGCCGCGAACGGCATTGCATCTCGCGCGGGGAACGCCCAGGTTCTGGCCCCGGGTTACGGATACGGGGAACACGCGGGACTGCACCTTCTGTCCCGAGTGCGGCTCCAGGCTCTGGCATCAGTGCCGCGGTGCCACCGCTACGCTCAACATCAAGGGCGGCTTGCTCGACGAACCGATCGATCTTGGCCTGGCCATCCACATCTGGACCTCTCGCATGGACGTTCGAGGCAAGACGACAACGCTTGAAGGAAGCAGCACTGTGGGAGGGCCTCGTGTCGTTCGCGGCCTCCGAGACGTTGAAGCGCCAGGAAGCAGAGCCTGGCCATTGGGCCCAGTCCAGGACGTCTTCATCTTACCCCGGCTTGCATGCGCTTCCCTGCCCTTCGCCGCCCCCACTCACCCAGGCAGCGCAAGAGGTGAAGCGCACGTCTTGCTCCTCTCACGTGGCATCGACGTTGATACTCACCGCCGTCAGCAACAGCCACGATCCTTTGCGCACCAAGCCCCAATTCCGTGCGCGACGCCGATGCCATGGAAATACAGGAGAAGTCCATACGCAACGATAAACACACACATGCCGTGTACATTGAGTATTCCTAGACCCAAGCTCTTGAGACAGACATGCACCGAAGTCCTGGATCCATCCTCCCGACCCGGGGGCCCTCTCCGCGTCCTTTCCTCCCCGTCAACGCCCTGCTGGTGTCCGTACTGCTGA